In a genomic window of Halobiforma lacisalsi AJ5:
- the tnpC gene encoding IS66 family transposase, producing the protein MNADDFTKEELLSRLLQLEQRVEELERENKRKDKKIDQKDERIEELETRLRKYENPHTPPSKRRSGTDESPTSQDDEDENVRTDGGTPGRKDGHDPEWRATADPDKEIDVTCDCCPECGEHFDESVGVSPRLVEEVPDPQPPEITRYNRHYYQCSSCGTETVATHPDCPDEGQFGVNVISQAALSRYDHRLPYRKIADRFEQLHGLELSGASAWHATERAARAGRCEYEQIRRQIQQAEIVHVDETGIKREGEQAWIWTFRTSEHTLYAVRESRGSDVPAEVLGEDFPGTVICDGWTAYPAFSSNLQRCWAHLLREAEDAASDHEEAEPVYRYLKQMFVGLQSWLETDPSLRERAQMHRSCQNGLRSLVGRSVTDEPVATLLGKIEGGIDHWLTFVGEPAVSPTNNAAENALREPVVLRKIIGTLRNDRGMFVHETILSLLATWRQQGRNPYEELRRVVNNNEMISRAHTEPAVETSG; encoded by the coding sequence GTGAACGCAGACGATTTCACCAAAGAAGAGCTCCTTTCTCGGCTTCTCCAACTTGAGCAACGAGTCGAAGAACTCGAACGGGAGAACAAGCGAAAGGACAAGAAAATCGATCAGAAGGACGAGCGGATAGAAGAACTCGAAACACGCCTTCGCAAATACGAAAATCCGCATACACCGCCCAGTAAGCGACGGTCGGGGACTGACGAGTCCCCGACCTCGCAGGACGACGAAGACGAGAATGTTCGAACCGATGGCGGTACTCCCGGACGGAAGGACGGTCACGACCCTGAGTGGCGTGCAACAGCAGATCCCGACAAAGAGATCGATGTCACCTGTGACTGTTGTCCCGAGTGTGGCGAACACTTCGACGAGTCGGTGGGCGTCAGCCCCCGACTCGTCGAGGAGGTTCCCGATCCACAGCCACCAGAAATCACCCGGTACAACCGTCACTACTACCAGTGCAGCTCTTGTGGAACAGAAACCGTTGCTACACACCCCGACTGCCCCGATGAGGGGCAGTTCGGGGTGAACGTCATCTCTCAAGCAGCACTTTCTCGGTACGATCACCGCCTCCCCTACCGGAAAATCGCTGACCGGTTCGAGCAACTGCATGGATTAGAACTCTCGGGCGCGTCCGCGTGGCACGCGACCGAGCGCGCTGCGCGCGCCGGTCGCTGCGAATACGAACAGATTCGAAGACAGATTCAGCAAGCAGAGATCGTTCACGTTGACGAAACCGGTATCAAACGCGAGGGTGAGCAGGCGTGGATTTGGACGTTTCGGACGAGCGAGCACACGCTATACGCCGTAAGGGAGAGTCGTGGAAGTGATGTTCCCGCGGAAGTCCTCGGCGAGGACTTCCCGGGAACGGTCATCTGCGATGGGTGGACGGCGTATCCAGCGTTCAGCAGTAACCTTCAGCGGTGCTGGGCACATCTTCTCCGAGAAGCTGAAGACGCTGCTAGTGACCACGAGGAGGCAGAACCCGTTTACCGGTATCTCAAGCAGATGTTCGTCGGTCTCCAGTCGTGGCTGGAGACCGACCCGAGTCTTCGTGAGAGAGCACAGATGCACCGCTCATGCCAGAACGGGCTTAGATCGCTCGTGGGGCGGTCAGTAACCGACGAACCAGTGGCAACACTACTCGGGAAAATCGAAGGAGGGATCGACCACTGGCTCACCTTCGTCGGTGAGCCAGCGGTCTCCCCGACGAACAACGCAGCTGAGAACGCACTTCGTGAACCAGTCGTTCTCCGGAAAATCATCGGGACACTCCGTAACGATCGAGGTATGTTCGTTCACGAGACGATCTTGTCCCTGCTGGCGACATGGCGCCAGCAGGGACGCAATCCCTACGAAGAACTTCGCCGAGTCGTCAACAACAATGAGATGATATCACGGGCTCACACTGAACCGGCTGTTGAGACTTCGGGGTAA
- a CDS encoding V-type ATP synthase subunit E — protein MSLDTVVEDIREEAHARAEEIRNEGEARAEEIESAAEADAEEIVESAERDVEREIEQLREQRLSSAKLEAKQKRLEARRDVLEDVHEQVEEELATLEGDSREELTRALLEAASVEFDDGDDVSVYGRESDRELIESILEDAEYDDYEYAGEYDCLGGVVVESEGSRVRVNNTFDSVLEDVWEDNLREISNRLFEQ, from the coding sequence ATGAGTTTGGACACAGTCGTAGAAGACATTCGAGAAGAGGCCCACGCGCGTGCGGAGGAAATCCGTAACGAGGGCGAGGCTCGCGCCGAGGAGATCGAATCGGCCGCGGAAGCGGACGCCGAGGAGATCGTCGAGAGCGCCGAGCGAGACGTCGAGCGCGAGATCGAGCAACTGCGCGAACAGCGTCTCTCCAGCGCCAAACTGGAGGCGAAACAGAAGCGCCTGGAGGCTCGTCGTGACGTCCTCGAGGACGTCCACGAGCAGGTCGAAGAAGAGCTCGCCACCCTCGAAGGGGACAGCCGCGAGGAACTGACTCGTGCCCTCCTCGAGGCTGCAAGCGTCGAGTTCGACGACGGCGACGACGTCAGCGTTTACGGTCGCGAGAGCGACCGCGAGCTGATCGAGTCGATCCTCGAGGACGCCGAGTACGACGACTACGAGTACGCCGGCGAGTACGATTGTCTCGGCGGCGTCGTCGTCGAGAGCGAGGGGTCCCGCGTTCGAGTCAACAACACCTTCGACTCCGTGCTCGAGGACGTGTGGGAAGACAACCTCCGGGAGATCAGTAACCGACTCTTCGAGCAATGA
- the ahaH gene encoding ATP synthase archaeal subunit H, protein MPRPQVLERIKSAEQEADEIVAEAEEERDERIAEARERAEEIRTDAQREAQELKERQLEEARDEIDEECERILEEGEQEREELAGQAEDRIDEVTDYVVSLFQEDVHAQT, encoded by the coding sequence ATGCCGAGGCCACAGGTTCTCGAACGAATTAAGTCGGCGGAGCAAGAGGCCGACGAGATCGTCGCAGAGGCGGAGGAAGAGCGCGACGAGCGAATAGCCGAGGCCCGGGAACGAGCCGAGGAAATTCGCACGGACGCGCAACGAGAGGCACAGGAACTCAAAGAGCGCCAACTCGAGGAGGCGCGCGACGAAATCGACGAGGAGTGCGAACGGATCCTCGAGGAAGGCGAGCAGGAACGGGAAGAACTCGCCGGACAGGCCGAAGACCGGATCGACGAGGTAACCGACTACGTCGTCTCCCTGTTCCAGGAGGACGTCCATGCTCAGACCTGA
- a CDS encoding helix-turn-helix transcriptional regulator has protein sequence MAAVPSDSGFVSEPNPDVGSELDPVPAPAPDSALSPTVTERSPSTLSETGTADAMSSPRIQADTVASDREPLEPADPGQIIRLSVRDDGDVNWSIESRFLLVGEEDEETFQEHAQAVVSGQRGVGYDIQSFETALEAAEAETDRDMEIVDAGWDEPRTEPYEPVEGGGDDALFGTGNSENETVKVGIISYSLTWENFATVDDERVYFGDAFQSPQGTWFPSLTDDQRLVVESPPGYALETPTNLTWDGPHQFEDGELEIVFVRGPSTSTGAWLDWSVAGGLLIAIVGAVGGYALYRYAGGDGDGSPLERLPVVGGAESDGGAVADSRRSDTADDPTEAASVDAATREPDTQFQYEEDIDDDIDPELLADEERVHRLLKQNGGRMKQANIVTETGWSNAKVSQLLSQMDEDGEIEKLRIGRENLITLPDVDPTEID, from the coding sequence GTGGCCGCCGTACCGTCGGACTCGGGGTTCGTTTCCGAACCGAACCCCGATGTCGGATCCGAACTGGACCCGGTCCCGGCCCCAGCACCGGATTCGGCGCTATCGCCGACGGTGACCGAGCGGTCTCCGTCCACGCTGTCCGAGACAGGGACAGCGGATGCGATGTCTTCTCCACGCATCCAAGCTGATACCGTCGCTTCCGACCGCGAACCGCTCGAGCCCGCCGATCCCGGACAGATAATTCGGCTGTCCGTTCGCGATGACGGCGACGTCAACTGGTCGATCGAGAGCCGGTTCCTGCTGGTCGGTGAGGAAGACGAAGAGACGTTCCAGGAACACGCCCAGGCCGTCGTCTCCGGTCAGCGGGGCGTCGGCTACGACATCCAGTCGTTCGAGACCGCGCTCGAGGCGGCGGAGGCGGAGACCGACCGCGACATGGAGATCGTCGACGCAGGCTGGGACGAACCGCGAACGGAGCCGTACGAACCGGTCGAAGGCGGCGGTGACGACGCGCTCTTCGGCACCGGGAATTCGGAAAACGAGACCGTCAAAGTCGGCATCATCTCCTACTCGCTGACCTGGGAGAACTTCGCTACGGTCGACGACGAGCGCGTCTACTTCGGAGACGCGTTCCAGTCCCCGCAGGGGACCTGGTTCCCGAGCCTGACAGACGATCAACGGCTCGTCGTCGAGTCGCCCCCGGGATACGCCCTCGAGACGCCGACCAACCTCACCTGGGACGGCCCACACCAGTTCGAGGACGGCGAACTCGAGATCGTCTTCGTCCGTGGACCGTCTACGTCTACGGGGGCGTGGCTCGACTGGTCGGTCGCCGGTGGACTCCTGATCGCTATCGTCGGCGCTGTGGGCGGGTACGCGCTCTACCGCTATGCGGGGGGCGACGGGGACGGCTCGCCGCTCGAGCGACTCCCGGTCGTCGGGGGCGCGGAATCGGACGGCGGAGCAGTAGCGGACAGCCGTCGTTCCGATACCGCCGACGACCCAACGGAAGCGGCGTCGGTCGACGCCGCTACTCGAGAGCCGGACACACAGTTCCAGTACGAGGAAGATATCGACGACGACATCGATCCCGAACTGCTGGCGGACGAGGAGCGCGTTCATCGACTGCTCAAGCAAAACGGCGGCCGGATGAAACAGGCCAACATCGTCACGGAGACCGGCTGGTCGAACGCGAAAGTCTCGCAACTGCTCTCGCAGATGGACGAGGACGGCGAGATCGAGAAACTCCGGATCGGCCGCGAGAACCTGATCACGCTGCCGGACGTGGATCCGACGGAGATCGACTGA
- a CDS encoding V-type ATP synthase subunit C, with product MNASGSNPESGTLGASNPEYVVGRVRSRRASLFADEDYRKLIRMGPSGIARFMEESEYEREINELGTRFSGVDLIEHALNRNLAKHFQDLLDWSEGRLYDLIARYLRKFDVWNLKTIIRGIYTDTDPEEYQTDLIRAGELDDRTLDRLMEADEIEDAIEMLSRTTYYEPLMAAYDEFEETGALVPLENALDRAFYERLLEDVSRPPGQEQPQEGPEAKYIEFLQAEIDFRNARNALRLARSGTDLDPASYYIEGGVLFDESELNRLVADQDELIDHIAENKRYGDRLSGALDRLRDADSLIQFEHAVDAALLQYSDTLSSIYPVSVSAVLSYILAKEREVENIRAIARGREVGLDESEIEEELVIL from the coding sequence ATGAACGCGAGTGGCTCGAATCCGGAATCCGGGACTCTCGGTGCGTCGAATCCGGAGTACGTCGTCGGTCGCGTCCGTTCGCGCCGAGCGTCGCTGTTTGCGGACGAGGACTATCGGAAGCTGATCCGGATGGGGCCGAGCGGGATCGCGCGGTTCATGGAGGAATCGGAGTACGAACGCGAGATCAACGAACTCGGAACGCGCTTTTCGGGCGTCGACCTGATCGAGCACGCCCTCAACCGGAACCTCGCGAAGCACTTCCAGGATCTGCTCGACTGGTCCGAGGGTCGACTGTACGACCTCATCGCCCGATATCTCCGGAAGTTCGACGTCTGGAACCTCAAGACGATCATTCGCGGGATCTACACCGATACCGATCCCGAGGAGTACCAGACGGACCTCATCCGCGCCGGCGAACTCGACGATCGCACCCTCGACCGGCTCATGGAGGCCGACGAAATCGAGGACGCGATCGAGATGCTCTCCCGAACCACCTACTACGAGCCGCTCATGGCGGCCTACGATGAGTTCGAGGAGACCGGCGCGCTCGTGCCGCTCGAGAACGCCCTCGACCGGGCGTTCTACGAACGCCTGCTCGAGGACGTCAGCCGTCCGCCGGGCCAGGAACAGCCCCAGGAGGGTCCGGAAGCGAAGTACATCGAGTTCCTCCAGGCCGAGATCGACTTCCGCAACGCCCGTAACGCACTACGACTCGCGCGAAGCGGGACCGACCTCGATCCCGCCAGCTACTACATCGAGGGCGGTGTCCTGTTCGACGAATCGGAGCTGAACCGCCTCGTCGCGGATCAAGACGAGTTGATCGATCACATCGCCGAGAACAAGCGATACGGGGATCGACTCTCGGGAGCACTGGATCGGCTGCGCGATGCTGACAGCCTTATCCAGTTCGAGCACGCAGTGGATGCTGCGTTGCTCCAGTACTCCGATACGCTCTCGAGCATCTACCCGGTCTCGGTTTCGGCCGTGCTGTCGTACATCCTCGCGAAAGAGCGCGAGGTCGAGAACATCCGCGCGATCGCGCGCGGTCGAGAGGTCGGACTCGACGAGAGCGAGATCGAAGAGGAGCTGGTGATCCTATGA
- a CDS encoding V-type ATP synthase subunit I, producing MLRPEKMSKVSVTGSKGVMPTVIETIHDLNLVHLSDYDGSWEGFDNGNPIEGADDASEKLVTVRALESTLGLDEETKTAGQQAAEVVAPVPDLDEDTSATPLGQVDDDWEAHLEEVRTRVNELDDQRSDVEAELREVTDRIDRIAPFAELGIDLDLLSGYDSVDVVVGEGSVDEIDDALEASDDVRAFETFTGGDVVAIVAAPAEDADPDFVGDAIVGVDFTRHEVPDTDQSPDAYVTDLESRKRELESEIESIDAELDEIAAAHGEFLQTLEGRLSIEVQRAEAPLQFATSERAFIAEGWLPRSEYDRLVTALRETVGDSVEIEELEQADYDEYEHGAEAHTGSGDGEGGEETEAETGPTAEPDEDEEPVERKAATDGGVRADGHGSGAVTMDDEPPVILDNITPAKPFELLVKMVAQPKYSELDPTVLVFLTYPFAFGYMIGDIGYGLLYMLMGYGAWKAFDSDAGKAVGTIGLWAGGFTVLFGWLYDEMFGVHIEYWMPEGIHSVLSTYLFMDTLDKGLQSTEWAMLWIVFSLVFGLIHLNIGLILGFINELSHGLKAAVYERLSWILTMNGLFVWIFSGHAVSQKPDFVANYAVVPEAVGLAAIGAFFVGAVMVGIGEGISGVFEIPAWAFGHVLSYLRLVAVLLAKAGMAFAVNLLVFGGYTDHGYTVFNLPTYDVTGYEQDFVGLIWMDPMWIGIPLAILVFVFGHVLVLLLGITAAGIQMLRLEYVEFFQKFYEGGGEEYDPFGHEETDTQPAD from the coding sequence ATGCTCAGACCTGAGAAGATGAGCAAGGTCTCGGTGACCGGCTCCAAGGGCGTCATGCCCACGGTCATCGAGACGATCCACGACCTGAATCTGGTCCACCTCTCGGACTACGACGGCTCGTGGGAGGGGTTCGACAACGGGAACCCGATCGAGGGGGCCGACGACGCCTCCGAGAAACTGGTGACCGTCCGGGCCCTCGAGAGCACGCTCGGTCTGGACGAAGAAACCAAGACCGCGGGTCAGCAGGCCGCCGAGGTCGTCGCCCCCGTACCGGACCTGGACGAGGACACGTCGGCGACGCCGCTGGGACAGGTCGACGACGACTGGGAGGCCCACCTCGAGGAGGTCCGCACGCGGGTCAACGAACTCGACGACCAGCGCAGCGACGTCGAGGCTGAACTCCGGGAGGTCACGGACCGGATCGATCGCATCGCTCCGTTCGCCGAACTCGGAATCGACCTCGACCTGCTGTCGGGATACGACTCGGTCGACGTCGTCGTCGGCGAAGGGTCGGTCGACGAGATCGACGACGCGCTCGAGGCGTCCGACGACGTGCGGGCGTTCGAGACGTTTACCGGCGGCGACGTCGTGGCCATCGTGGCCGCGCCGGCCGAAGACGCCGACCCCGATTTCGTGGGCGACGCGATCGTCGGCGTCGACTTCACTCGCCACGAGGTGCCAGATACGGATCAGAGCCCCGACGCGTACGTCACCGACCTCGAGTCGCGCAAGCGCGAACTCGAATCCGAGATCGAGAGCATCGACGCGGAACTCGACGAGATCGCGGCGGCACACGGCGAGTTCCTCCAGACGCTCGAGGGACGGCTCTCGATCGAGGTCCAGCGGGCGGAGGCGCCGCTCCAGTTCGCGACGAGCGAACGGGCCTTTATCGCCGAAGGGTGGCTGCCCCGCTCGGAGTACGACCGACTCGTCACTGCCCTGCGAGAGACCGTCGGGGACAGCGTCGAAATCGAGGAACTCGAACAGGCCGACTACGACGAGTACGAGCACGGTGCTGAAGCCCACACCGGAAGCGGTGACGGTGAGGGCGGCGAGGAGACCGAAGCCGAGACGGGTCCGACCGCCGAACCCGACGAGGACGAAGAGCCGGTCGAGCGCAAAGCTGCGACCGACGGCGGCGTCCGGGCTGACGGCCACGGTAGCGGCGCCGTTACCATGGACGACGAGCCGCCGGTGATTCTGGACAACATCACGCCGGCCAAGCCGTTCGAGTTGCTGGTCAAGATGGTCGCCCAACCCAAGTACAGCGAACTCGACCCGACGGTGCTGGTCTTCCTCACGTACCCGTTCGCGTTCGGGTACATGATCGGCGACATCGGCTACGGTCTGCTGTACATGCTGATGGGCTATGGCGCCTGGAAGGCCTTCGACTCCGACGCCGGCAAGGCGGTCGGGACGATCGGTCTCTGGGCCGGCGGATTCACGGTGCTGTTCGGCTGGCTGTACGACGAGATGTTCGGCGTCCACATCGAGTACTGGATGCCCGAAGGGATCCACAGCGTTCTGTCGACGTACCTGTTCATGGATACGCTCGACAAGGGGCTGCAGTCGACCGAGTGGGCGATGCTGTGGATCGTCTTCAGCCTGGTCTTCGGCCTGATCCACCTCAACATCGGGTTGATCCTGGGGTTCATCAACGAACTCAGCCACGGCCTCAAGGCCGCAGTCTACGAACGGCTTTCGTGGATCCTCACGATGAACGGGCTGTTCGTCTGGATCTTCAGTGGCCACGCGGTCTCTCAGAAGCCGGATTTCGTCGCAAACTACGCCGTCGTGCCGGAGGCCGTCGGTCTCGCGGCGATCGGGGCCTTCTTCGTCGGCGCCGTGATGGTCGGCATCGGCGAGGGGATCTCAGGCGTCTTCGAGATTCCGGCATGGGCGTTCGGGCACGTCCTCTCGTACCTGCGGCTGGTCGCCGTCCTACTCGCGAAAGCCGGGATGGCGTTCGCGGTGAACCTGCTCGTGTTCGGCGGCTACACTGACCACGGGTACACCGTGTTCAACCTCCCGACGTACGACGTGACCGGCTACGAACAGGATTTCGTCGGTCTGATTTGGATGGACCCGATGTGGATCGGCATCCCGCTTGCCATCCTCGTGTTCGTGTTCGGGCACGTTCTGGTCCTCCTGCTGGGGATTACCGCGGCAGGGATCCAGATGCTCCGCCTCGAGTACGTGGAGTTCTTCCAGAAGTTCTACGAAGGCGGCGGCGAGGAGTACGATCCGTTCGGCCACGAGGAGACCGACACCCAACCTGCCGACTGA
- a CDS encoding DUF7096 domain-containing protein encodes MKGAIPAVLAAVLLSSLFAMPLVAAGPSGEAHGGVGTTDQMSAVQQAPSDPISVENTTNRLTLPNAGETERVEHGSDLGLGLASTDDALRIDHELYVLSDGAFDEANTTERREMAERAHERIQDRIDELEEREHEAVRSHANGERSTVELTQTLLRSYNEANELEAALDQLENRARRVSGYSLSRNELRADRAVLEAYQTQPRTNLAIATQNTQPGTEYEFALRTTENGYSIATIEDQTYLVETIRFDNRDTTQPDQFQEFESFYHSNELYPWASEATGDSPTFHDHSSERHFYWLEYVHDQGNLEVYLDAGTGNVYREIQKLSVDELPITAEDQWSEAGLEITLNETPADGPTEITVREASSGDPQRATISIDGVEIGETDGEDGTLWYVPPTDDYELGVETSTRAISPTIENDGVESEDG; translated from the coding sequence ATGAAGGGCGCGATCCCCGCTGTCCTCGCTGCGGTTCTCCTGTCCTCCCTGTTCGCGATGCCCCTCGTCGCAGCCGGTCCCAGCGGCGAGGCCCACGGAGGAGTCGGGACGACCGATCAGATGAGCGCCGTCCAGCAAGCACCCTCGGATCCGATCTCGGTCGAAAACACCACGAACCGTCTCACGCTCCCGAACGCCGGCGAAACGGAGCGTGTCGAGCACGGATCGGATCTCGGCCTGGGCCTCGCGAGTACCGACGACGCCCTGCGAATCGATCACGAGCTTTACGTTCTGTCGGATGGGGCGTTCGACGAGGCCAATACGACCGAACGAAGAGAGATGGCCGAGCGAGCACACGAGCGGATCCAGGATCGGATCGACGAACTCGAGGAGCGCGAACACGAGGCAGTTCGATCGCACGCCAACGGCGAGCGATCGACCGTCGAATTGACACAGACCCTGCTGCGCAGCTACAACGAAGCGAACGAACTCGAGGCCGCGCTCGATCAGTTAGAGAATCGTGCGAGACGAGTATCCGGGTACTCGCTTTCACGGAACGAGCTCCGGGCGGATCGCGCAGTGCTCGAGGCATATCAGACCCAACCCCGCACGAACCTGGCCATTGCGACGCAAAATACCCAACCAGGGACGGAATACGAGTTTGCGCTTCGGACCACCGAGAACGGGTACAGTATCGCGACGATCGAAGACCAGACGTACCTCGTCGAAACGATTCGGTTCGACAATCGGGATACCACGCAACCCGATCAGTTCCAGGAGTTCGAATCGTTCTACCACAGTAACGAACTGTATCCGTGGGCCTCGGAAGCGACCGGTGACAGTCCAACCTTCCACGACCATAGCTCGGAGCGACACTTCTACTGGCTCGAGTACGTTCACGACCAGGGCAACCTCGAGGTCTACCTCGACGCCGGGACCGGGAACGTCTACCGCGAGATCCAGAAGCTGTCGGTCGACGAACTCCCGATCACCGCCGAAGACCAGTGGAGCGAAGCCGGACTCGAGATCACGTTGAACGAGACACCGGCCGACGGTCCGACGGAGATCACGGTCCGCGAAGCCTCGAGTGGCGACCCACAGCGGGCGACGATCTCCATTGACGGCGTCGAAATCGGCGAAACCGATGGTGAGGACGGGACGCTCTGGTACGTCCCGCCGACCGACGACTACGAACTCGGAGTAGAGACGTCGACTCGAGCCATCAGTCCGACGATCGAGAACGACGGGGTCGAGAGCGAAGACGGATGA
- a CDS encoding methyltransferase domain-containing protein: MGILENKARARLFYKYLSKVYDQVNPFIWNEEMRADALELLEFEDDMTVLDVGCGTGFATEGLLEHVDEVYGLDQSRHQLEQAYEKFGKRAPPVHFHRGDAERLPFATDTFDVVWSSGSIEYWPNPILALREFRRVLKPGGQVLVVGPNYPDSFLAQRLADSIMLFYDEYEADAMFKRAGFEDVKHAFMGPSYDPDVAITTVGRAPE, encoded by the coding sequence ATGGGAATCCTCGAGAACAAGGCCAGGGCCCGGCTGTTCTACAAGTACCTCTCGAAGGTGTACGATCAGGTCAACCCGTTCATCTGGAACGAGGAGATGCGCGCCGACGCCCTCGAGTTGCTCGAGTTCGAGGACGACATGACCGTCCTCGACGTCGGCTGTGGCACCGGCTTCGCGACCGAAGGGCTGCTCGAACACGTCGACGAGGTGTACGGGCTCGACCAGAGCCGCCACCAGCTCGAGCAGGCCTACGAGAAGTTCGGCAAACGCGCGCCGCCGGTCCACTTCCACCGCGGCGACGCCGAACGCCTGCCGTTCGCGACCGATACGTTCGACGTCGTCTGGTCGTCGGGCTCGATCGAGTACTGGCCAAACCCGATCCTCGCGCTCCGGGAGTTCCGCCGCGTGCTGAAACCCGGCGGACAGGTGCTGGTCGTCGGCCCCAACTACCCCGACAGTTTCCTCGCTCAGCGGCTCGCGGACTCGATAATGCTGTTTTACGACGAGTACGAGGCTGACGCGATGTTCAAACGGGCCGGCTTCGAGGACGTGAAACACGCCTTCATGGGACCGTCCTACGATCCCGACGTCGCGATCACGACGGTCGGTCGCGCGCCGGAGTAA
- a CDS encoding type IV pilin N-terminal domain-containing protein: MARSSRPRRADLDQHPGRQTRNLCERGRWEDRGISPLLGTVLLVGITICLVAVIAVGFVTGPVDAPTMAAFELTIDGGGSEITIEHATGDAIDVRELSLTVAVDGEELSEQPPVPFVGAVGFDGAPTGPFNAEASPHWRPGERASFRVAETNDPTIEVGDTVNVGLVVDGQLLAELEATA, encoded by the coding sequence GTGGCACGGTCATCGCGTCCCCGGAGGGCTGATCTCGACCAGCATCCCGGTCGCCAAACACGGAACCTGTGCGAACGCGGCCGATGGGAAGATCGAGGCATAAGCCCGCTCCTCGGGACAGTCCTCCTGGTCGGAATCACGATCTGTCTCGTTGCGGTGATTGCCGTCGGTTTCGTCACAGGGCCAGTCGACGCCCCGACGATGGCCGCGTTCGAACTTACGATCGACGGCGGAGGATCCGAAATCACCATCGAGCACGCGACCGGCGACGCTATCGACGTTCGGGAACTCTCCCTGACGGTGGCCGTCGACGGCGAGGAACTGTCCGAACAGCCGCCGGTGCCGTTCGTCGGCGCTGTGGGGTTCGACGGCGCGCCGACCGGACCGTTCAACGCGGAGGCGAGCCCGCACTGGCGGCCCGGCGAACGGGCGAGCTTTCGGGTGGCCGAGACGAACGATCCGACGATCGAGGTCGGCGACACGGTGAACGTCGGGCTGGTCGTCGACGGGCAACTCCTCGCGGAACTCGAGGCGACAGCCTGA
- a CDS encoding V-type ATP synthase subunit F: MSQEIAVVGSPEFTTGFRLAGVRRFENVPDEEKDAELDDAVADVLEDEGVGIVVMHDDDLDYLSRGVRQNVETSVEPVVVTIGSGTGGGGLRDQIKRAIGIDLMEEDEDSD; encoded by the coding sequence ATGAGCCAGGAAATCGCGGTCGTCGGCAGTCCGGAGTTCACGACCGGCTTCCGCCTCGCCGGCGTTCGCCGGTTCGAGAACGTCCCGGACGAGGAGAAAGACGCCGAGCTAGACGATGCGGTGGCCGACGTGCTCGAGGACGAGGGCGTCGGGATCGTCGTCATGCACGACGACGACCTCGACTACCTCTCGCGGGGCGTTCGACAGAACGTCGAGACGAGCGTCGAGCCGGTCGTCGTGACCATCGGGAGCGGCACCGGTGGCGGCGGGCTGCGCGACCAGATCAAGCGAGCGATCGGTATCGACCTGATGGAAGAGGACGAAGACAGCGACTAA